One Phaseolus vulgaris cultivar G19833 chromosome 11, P. vulgaris v2.0, whole genome shotgun sequence genomic window carries:
- the LOC137832659 gene encoding mitogen-activated protein kinase kinase kinase 18-like — protein sequence MEWQRGHIIGRGSSATVSTATCCAGGGVFAVKSAELSQSESLKREQTILSSLSSPYVVAYKGCDITMDSNKLLFNLFMEYMPFGTVAQATRRHGGRLEEAAMARYTRQIVQGLEYLHSKELVHCDIKGANILIGEDGVKIGDLGFAKSVVDSAVVIGGTPMFMAPEVARGEEQGCASDIWSLGCTVVEMATGGVPWPSVEDPFSVLYHIAYSSEVPEIPCFLSEEARDFLGKCLRRNPQERWKASELLKHPFIGKLCSNNKEVLESNSSSPTSVLEQGYWGSVEDSESVGNLIRKTQKFELLAAGRVRMLALSSGVACWAQHDDENWITARGNGGKGFGNCGSGTASASHGLSL from the coding sequence ATGGAGTGGCAAAGAGGCCACATCATAGGCCGGGGCTCGTCAGCCACCGTCTCCACCGCCACGTGCTGCGCCGGTGGTGGTGTCTTTGCCGTCAAGTCAGCCGAGCTGTCTCAATCAGAGTCTTTGAAAAGGGAGCAAACAATTTTGTCCTCTCTAAGTAGTCCTTATGTGGTTGCATACAAAGGGTGTGACATTACCATGGACAGCAACAAGCTCTTGTTCAACCTCTTCATGGAGTACATGCCTTTTGGCACGGTTGCTCAGGCCACTCGCCGCCACGGTGGCCGGCTGGAGGAGGCGGCTATGGCACGCTACACGAGGCAAATCGTTCAGGGGCTAGAGTACTTGCATTCAAAAGAATTGGTGCATTGTGACATCAAGGGTGCTAATATCTTGATTGGTGAAGATGGGGTGAAAATTGGAGACTTGGGGTTCGCCAAGAGTGTGGTGGATTCCGCGGTGGTGATCGGCGGCACACCGATGTTCATGGCGCCGGAGGTGGCGCGTGGGGAGGAGCAAGGGTGTGCTAGTGACATTTGGTCACTTGGGTGCACTGTGGTTGAAATGGCCACTGGCGGTGTACCATGGCCAAGTGTGGAAGACCCTTTTTCGGTGCTTTATCATATTGCATATTCTAGTGAAGTGCCTGAGATTCCTTGTTTTCTATCTGAGGAAGCAAGGGATTTTCTGGGGAAGTGCTTGAGGAGGAATCCACAAGAGAGGTGGAAGGCTAGTGAACTTTTGAAGCATCCATTTATTGGGAAATTATGTTCCAACAATAAGGAAGTTTTGGAATCTAATTCAAGTTCCCCAACTAGTGTTCTTGAGCAAGGGTATTGGGGCTCTGTGGAAGACTCAGAAAGTGTTGGCAATTTGATTCGCAAGACACAAAAATTTGAACTTTTGGCTGCTGGGAGGGTCAGAATGTTGGCTCTGTCTTCTGGGGTAGCCTGTTGGGCACAACATGATGATGAAAACTGGATCACAGCCAGAGGGAATGGTGGGAAAGGTTTTGGCAATTGTGGGTCAGGGACAGCCTCTGCTAGTCATGGGTTGTCTCTCTAG